Below is a genomic region from Gemmatimonadaceae bacterium.
CAGGCATGGTCGCTGCTCGCGCTCGAACCGACCGACCAGGTGACGCTGCAAGCCGGCCCGCGTGGCGCCGGCAATCTCGCCGTGATCGCGGCGGGCACCGGGCTCGGCATGTCGGCCCTCGTGCGCGGCACCGGCGCCACCCGCTCGCTCGCCAGCGAGGGCGGCCACGCCGACTTCGCACCGAGCGACGAGACTGACCTCGCCCTCCTACGGTATTTACGAAAGCGGTTCGGCCACGTGAGCGCCGAGCGCGTGCTCTCGGGCCCGGGACTCCACAACGTCTACGAGTTCTTTCGTGATCGGGACGGCGGCACGGAGCCGTCCTGGCTGGCCGCTGCGATCGCGGCGGGCGACCCCGCTGCGACGGTGGCCCACGCGGCCATGGACGGCAGCAGTGCCCTCGCGGAGCAGGCGGTCCTCCACTTCCTCGGTGCGTATGGCGCCGAGGCCGGCAACTGGGCATTGCGGACCATGGCGACCGGCGGCGTGTGGTTGGGCGGCGGCGTGGCGCGCAAGCTGCTCGTGG
It encodes:
- the glk gene encoding glucokinase, giving the protein MILACDVGGTKTNVALFERNDRAWRMVRMDSYPSHDQGSLHEIIAAFVGDASLQLEAAGFGVAGSVSGDRADTTNLPWAVDGRRLARVLGINRVSLLNDVEIQAWSLLALEPTDQVTLQAGPRGAGNLAVIAAGTGLGMSALVRGTGATRSLASEGGHADFAPSDETDLALLRYLRKRFGHVSAERVLSGPGLHNVYEFFRDRDGGTEPSWLAAAIAAGDPAATVAHAAMDGSSALAEQAVLHFLGAYGAEAGNWALRTMATGGVWLGGGVARKLLVGPAGTPDAWQARARDAFLARFRDKGRLSGILDAMAVHVIVCDEAPLLGAAHFALSEIGR